From the genome of Astyanax mexicanus isolate ESR-SI-001 chromosome 3, AstMex3_surface, whole genome shotgun sequence:
agtgGTGTGGTGatcatcacagcaatgttccaaaatctaataGACAACCTTTACAGGACAGTATAggcagttacttcaacaaaacgCAGGACAAACTCTTTAATACACTGGAATTTGAAGGAAACGGTGATTAAGCTGCAGTCCCAATACTGTTGTCTATATGGTGGATTTCTGAGGACACTAACTTTTGTCAATCAATTGGCAATTATAAACTTGGTTTTATAGTaatccagtgttttttatttagagtttaaaaaccttaaattatgtaacttttactgtttaggaattacagtgttttctttcttcattttacaCTCTCAAAAGTAACTGCACAGAGAACAATTTACTGTCTAGCTGTTGCCTGTTTTTGTTGGTATTTCTTGACAAATTAAGGATTAGCATTACCTGTTCTGGTAATGTTTCCTAGGGCTGAATTTGCATTTAGTAGTCATTCATAGGAACTCTCAGTTTGTGGTCCAGGTGTGATAAAAGTGAAGGAAGCCATCAGTAGGTTGAGAAAATAGGCTAAGTTATAGCAGGAACCTTGAGTATATTATTGTGAtttcattatctctgtttattggtAGATTATTGATGATTTAATGGTAAAGAGAACAGatactaatattttattattatgaaaaCACTCTATTAATTACAGTGTTAATCAAATCATTTAGCTGTACAGTGATGTACTGTGATTGTATTAGCACTAGTTCACTGATGGTTTGTTTGTCTGGATTCATGTGACTCCAGCACTGGTCGCATTGAGTGATCGTGGGGGAGGGAGGGGTGGGGGTCTTTGCTAATGGGAACTGGAAATTAGTAAATTGGGGAAAATCccatttctttctcattttctttcctGTAACTGAGGTTAAGCTTGAGTTCAGGTTGATGGTTTTGGACAGAGTTTTGAGTCGATGCTGATGTAAGTCAGATATGAGACTCGCTACAAGATTATTGagctgtgtatacacacacaactGTTAttactttacacaaacacacatcctgATAAGGAGAGCAGTAGGTAGAGCATGCGTGTGTCTGTACCTGTGTGACAGTAAGAGagaccaaagagagagagagagagagagagagagagaccgaaagagagagagacagactttgCAACAATGTGACAGCAAATCTGGATGAGTGTGAATTGCTTGTTGGGGTGGCAGCTGCGTTATTTAAAAGTCCTGCACAGACTTCCAATCCCCACGCCAGCTGGTATGATTTTCTCAACACCTTTTCGTCTCTCCCTCTCTAgctctcccccacacacacatgcgcatacatacacacacacacacacacaaatacacactttcCACAAGTTCTTATCAGGATACCAGCCCCCGTACTGTTACCCCAACATTCAGTAAAATGTCCTGAATCATCGGTCACAGATCTCTCCTCTGTTCTGTTAAGTAAAGAACGCTGCTTtttgagtgtgttagtgtgtgtgatcaCCTGATTTGCAGACGGTAATGAGATTATTGTAAATAAGATCACTTAATCAGTTGAAATCTGGGCGTTGACagcttttactctctcttttctttctctctctctctctctctatctctctttctcttagtgtgtgtgtgtgtatgtgtgccatttgtttttttaatgcagtgcagtTGCTTGCATATCATTACTGTCAGACTAAAACATTGgatgtccattttttttttttttttttttttactttttgccataatgtaaatctggcagATGTCCTTTTTTATATTGCGTCAAAacctgaccaatagaaatgctctgaaTTGACTTGAAATGAAGATTTTCAATTTCATTTTCTCCTTCTGTAAGGCTGCCATTTTGCGTGACATTTGTGCACGACAGCTTTAATTTAAAACTATATGCCAGATGTCAGCAGGCATAGGACtggcattgtgtcccatgacttttgccatgtcctaagGATGATTAGGAATGCTATGCTGACCTGCGGGAAATGTGTGTGGggcttcctgcattgaatgtagatgtgatGGTCATCTGTTGGTCATTTGTCTagtcgcatggacaattctagccagttgtcactggtcacaatcattaccacccactgtattgtcctctgtgggtggtaatgccttctatgacatattcccagtACAGATCACACTGTGGATCAATTAGTTACCTTATTATTgttctttatctttgacagtctTTAACCAGAACctattggcatcatgcctaatgccatgtGTGGTCAAGAGGGGTATAAATCTACCCGtgattgagctgtggagcagtggaactgtgttccctggaGTGATGGCGCTCCATCCAGTGTTTTGCATTAGTTGGAGATTTGGGTTTGAGGTGACGAGGTGATAATCCAACACCATGTTCTCACAAATGCCCTTTTCACTCAATTTAATCAGCTAGAATATCTTCAGtggaaagtagagacagttactccaacaaaagcaggacaaactctttttttttcatactctTAGTATAGTGTTTCTTAATGTTGGTCAGATTTTATGTCTGTGCTTCTCCGTCACTGAACCATTCACACAGCACAGCAGTGAAGTGTAGAAGCTCTGCGTTTTATTTTCCCACCAGTTGCTCGTGGAAGATTGAAACACTGCGGGAGTTTATTCTCTACACGCCTGTAGATGTGAGTGACACAGAAATTAATAGATGGATGCCGCTGTAGTAGTGCGACCAGCCACACTGATTAACACAGCGGTGCACTATACTACACGTGGTGCGGAGCTACTTCTGGCTCTCATGTGTTATCTGTCCCTTTTATCTCAAGACCAAGACGAGACTGTGTCAGAGTAACACTGAGAACTAGACAAGACCGTGGCCATTCATCTTAGATCTTAAAAACCAGACTGAGCACTTAAGTCGTCTTTGCCTTTTCATGGCGCTGTATactaaaggtctccttctgctagaATCCaccttttcttgttgtttgtgaaatactataggtctctctgaggtatatatgcatgctgcatttAAAACGTtcttcagcctccattgtctgcagtagctagtaaaagaaaatactcagaaaaatgagtcgatcagtaACTATAGTACAGTAACTATAGGTTTTAATCTGATCTCCAGGTTGATTCTGCTTTTTatagagaccttaaatatacacttggggagcacggtttgacaaggtagcacaactcaacagaacactggTGAAAGCGGGCGCTGTTCACACCGCTTTAtgatattttataacattttatggtTATGGAGAGCCACTTAGCCGTGGGGAGAGTGGCGTCACAGCGGGCAGCCACCGCTCAgtggcattgataacatttctatCGGCCGTGGGAATGCTCGCATTGCGACACtaagagtctgacgttaagtaaagggttaactttacctagtactcagtgctatatctttacaactagcTATATgtccacaactagacattttaaaatgaattaaagaaaTGATGTAATGAGACATTTAATAAGAATTTAGACTACATTTACTTTACCAGGATAGTTATTTAAATCTGGGTTTTTTTGCCCTGAATGTGTCACTCTGGATCTGGTATCCTCAGGGCTGTGTGTGCATGCCAAATCCGATCATTTCaagtcagatttgagtcactttattTCTAGTCACTTTTAGCTGTATTTTTACTTCCAGACTGAATCTGATTTTTACCACATTTAGATTGATTATTGATAGCCTGGACAGCAAAAAATGTTGTTAGAGATGCACAGTGTATTGTATAGGTGCGATAGTCAAATTGCAGGACAGGCAATGTAGGGCCCTATAATATTTGAAATGGCAAGAACACAAACAGAATCGCAAAATgtagaacagaataaaaaatcCTAAATGGATTTGGCAAAATTTAAAACCGATTTTATAGGCTCTGGCGAGGTCATGTAAGGAAAATTAAACTATACATATCTTGCAGATTTCTCGCAACTTTCTCGCATTTTCTTGATACAGAATGAAATTTAGCATAATTTTTCTTGACAAATCTATCAGAAGCAGATTATATTTATTACTCATATCTTtgatatatgaagtgcattatttATATTATGACATCTAAAATCATTGACTTTATCACCAGTGGAGAAATCTtgtgaaaaatattttcaatattgCATATTTATTGTAGGATAAcaaaatattgtgtgtgtgtatatatatatatatatatatatatatatatatatatatatatatatatatatatatatatatgccaatatcatgcagccctactatACAGTGCACTTTCTGCCCCAAAATAGTGTACTATAGTTGTAGTGGTGTCTGAAAACTTGTAGTGGTGTCGAAATGTTTGTGCAATGGAACAATGCATTGCAATATATAGTGTACAACTTATGTAGACTATTTAATGTGGAACACCCATGTTGTACAGCAGCGAGCTCACACACATAATGACGTGTCTGAAAACACCCATATTCCCATATTCTGATCCCTATAATAGTTCTCGTTCAGTTCCTTGGCAGTCCGTTATGGTATCATTACTGCAGTCTTACAGTCAAACTGACCAAGATATCATATCACACATTAAAGTGCTGAGAATATTgatctatttctgtctctctttctgtctgtctctctgaatCCAGTCCCAGAAACAGAAGCAGGTCCTACTAAAGTGGGCGTGTCCTTTACCACAGAACAGCCCCCACCACTTTCAACAACACAGGCCACCGGACAAGCACCGTCTGCCCCACCGGCCCCAGAACCCAGCAGCACCCCTCCACCAGAAACGGAGCGCGAGAGCGGCGTGGAGtgggagagagaaagcgagaaggACAGGGAACTGGAGATGGAGCTGGAGAGAAAACGAGAGCAGGAGGAAATGGAGAGAGCACGGGAAATAGAGAGGGAGCGGGAAAGAGAAGAAGAGCGAGAacgagagaaggaaagagagagaatgcgagagattgaaagagagaaagagcgagagagggaaagagagaaagaacgagagagggagagagaaagagagcgagagcgggaaagagagagggagagagaaagagagcgcgagagggagagagaaagagagcgggaaagagagagggagagagaaagagagagagagcgagaaagagagcgtgagagggaaagagagagagctaggGCAAGGACTACCATAGAGCCCAGGTACCCTACTGTTCCAGTGCTGATCACAGGCCCTCCTGTAACCGTGGCCGAAGCAGAGGACCTCACcaccacagaagaagaagaagaagaagaggatctgTTCATCTCCACAGAACCGACCCCACCATTCGACCCATTCAGCGACGAGGATGACATCACCACCACTGAGGTTCTTCCCAGCACTGCTGTCTCCACTACAGCTGAGCCAACCACGAGTCCAACCACGCCCAGCACCGCCCCTCTGCGGCCACGCAAACCACAAGCCACACCCAGCCAGGCAGTGCCCACTGAAAGCAGCGCACGTCCAGCACTCACCCCTACTGTACAGGTAACTCACCAACACCAGAGGATGGAGTTTGTTTCATGTGGTGTTCTGCAAGGTTATGTACTCGGCCCACATTACTTTCAATTTTTCATCATCACAGTCAGGAGCACGTCATCTATCCAATAGACAAAACAGTATTAATCTGCTGTTctgtataaaaaagaaatatatattttttaataaataaaatgattgaaTAAAAACAATGACATGCAAAAGCTAATAGGACAGGAACTAGTAGCAGGTCTCATGTCCTACAGAAGCTGAAGAATGCTGACCTGCTGCAGAATAGGCATGTAGAATCTCTGcatctgcattgaatgtggatgtaaatTCTGTCAGTCACAATTCTAGCCAAATTTTGccggtcacaataattactgataCACACCATACTGTGGATTGAGCTGTGGAATGTTCAATACCTGCACAATCTCGAAAatagaatgtcccatccatctgataTCCACTGTCAGGCCTCTGATACTTTTCATTGCCTTACCACAAGCACAACatcgctcacaagataacacctcacaactaaaGTAACAAAGGTAACAATTgatcatgatcaatttacatactgctatcccatgatttttggcatgtcagtgtaaaaattACTACAAAATACTTTTgctgtaaaagaaaagaaaaagttgaaattctAAAATACTATGAATGTTAATACCAAACCAACAACATTTACTCAGATAGCTGGAAAGAACAACTGTTTGTATGTATAGTTTTTTGTAATATTCAATGCCAAAATGGAAAATGCAATACATTTAGTAAAAAGAAAAATCCAGATTGTAGCACCATTGATTTATCTCTGTTTCCTTCAGGTGAGATCTCCAGAGGCAACAGTTAATAATGAAGTGGCCGGGGCGGGTCCCAGTGGGGATTCAGAGAACCGAGAGGATGAAGGTCGGCTAGGCAATGATGTTGGAGGAGGCAAAGGTGTGACTGATAATGGGGCGGAGCCTGATTTGACCGGCAACACAGTAGACACTGGAAGTTCGGCTGCTCAGCTTCCTCAGAAAAACATCCTGGAGAGGAAGGAAGTTTTAATAGGTGAGaaaaattatcctcaaatttaaACTGTAAAGTAACTTCTCAAAAACACTGATTCTTACCTACACTATATGTCCACATATCATCCCTTATAATTAATGCAGGCATGCATTCAGCTACTCTAAGCTACTGGTgaactagaggggtataaaaccacacagaattgagctgtggagcagtggagggaCTGTGATCTCTGGAAGGATggttgatccatacagtactgttgggatgagttggggacgaGGATGATCATACAACATTTTGACCTTATTAATACTCTTCAATGACAAATTGCAGACAAATCCTCTGTAGCattgcttcaaaatctagtataaagccttctctggacagcagacacagttactccaaaaaaaaaagaataaactctttttttgtccatatagtttatattattgtttaaatatgGTGCTAATATTGGGCATGTTGTTTCCTGTCCCCACTCGACCGTCTTTGTTATTTTCTGTTTCTGGGTCTTTGTTTGAAACTGTTTGTCTTGGTCTGTGCAGCGTCTGGATCACAGTTTCTAGTTCAAGGCTTTATCAGAGATCACAGTGGAGTCAGTTGTGAATTAGCTTTGTGatatttatataatttcattCACAAATCTATTCTAAAATATTGAAACCTGTGGGGTTCACAGTTTCGGTGGGATCAGAAAAACAGTCATCATTCCCACATGCATGTCTCAGTGCTGCCTCATTATCATACCTATTAATACTGTCATACCTGGTGTATATCAGATTCTCACTGAATATCACTGATTAGCAGTTTCTGATGCAGAATCATCCAGACTGTTGAGGGTAAATGAATCAAATGCTCTGATTCAGTTGATTAGATTTGTGATGCTGAATGATGTATGCTGATGTACTCATCCTGTTTATTCACGTTATTCAGCTGCTGTTGAGATTTCACTCTAAAAGCTGAATCTTTTGTAATTAATTCTGGCCCTATGAACCTGATAGTCAGGAGGTGCCTCTACTGGATCTGTTTTAATCCCTCTGTGCAGCCCTGTGTCCTCTTTTTCTCCCTTCAtcatttcctctctctcactctgacacATTGTCTTTCTCTCCTCAGCTATTCTGATTGGGGGACTGTTTGCCTTTGTATTTGCAGACTTCCTGGTGATAGGTAAAGCTGAGCTTTAGGGTAGCGTGGTCTTAATGAGTAATTTGCGCTCCATCCAAAAAGCCCCCCAGCTAGATTTACTGCTGAAAAGCTATGTATAGAGTACAGCTCGAACCCTTAGGCTTCTCCTGTCTGCTTTTTTAGTGGATGTGTGAAATTGTGTTTGTACATCTATTTCTTTCTCTAATTCCTCTTTATGTTTTGTAGAATTACAGAGTTTTCATCTAATTTTAGCATGCATTGATTCTGATAATCAGGGAAACTACTCAACAgcaaaatatgtacatatatttatagcgaaagagagaaagaaatagagtgaGTTACATAACGTGTGCAGAATGGCTGTAgcctgtgaaaatgtgaatagTAATTAGTTACATGTGTAAAACTAAATTTTTAATGCATATGTACTTGAGTAATTTGATATGATAATACTTTTACACTGTGTCTAAGAATGCATTTACTGAATATTTGAAGTTTATATTTGATGTGTAATGATAAAAACTGCTCTGATGCAATTTAAgaagcctatttacaaccctgtcaCTTGGCCCCAAGTCTTACTGGATAGTGTTGCTGCTCattttgtgttcttttgttttctttggttATATTTTCAGCCACTCCAGCTTGCACAGTGTCATGACCCTGTTGCAAAGATAACCAGTACTTGCTATGTTAGCTTTTATCCTCCAGTCAGACATTCTCCCTTCTCTGGACCACCTAGTGCTAGCTTTTAGCCTCTGATCAGCCATTCCAGTGAGCTAGTTATTGAGAAAAAAGGCCACTGACCACTATATGAATGggatgctaataatgctaatcaTGGCGGCTCTTTATGGATGAAgtgcccttcaacaaaaagagatTCCCCCCTCGATGTGAAGATGTGTGCAGGcgaaaaatcatgtttttgtgcatttttgagccAAGCGTTACAAACTGTTCTAATGCAGCTACCTTTAGCTCTTAGGCTCAAATCAGCCATTCTCTCTTTTCCCTTCtatatgttcagtgtttcttTCATATTCTGAGTTATAATGTGAGTCAGTGTCTTTATTCAAAAGTAACTCTGCTTGAGGTTCAACAGTATGTCATTTCTATTTACTAAACTGTCATTATTCATGTTCCCATTCTAGGGCACCTATAACTTTGTGTATTCGGTTCTGCTTAAGCAGATTTAGCTCCTATTTAGTAATTGGGTTTCGTTTTATTCTGATGCTCAAACTTCTGGCTTTGTAGTATATTTAATTTTAGAACAAAAGGATTCAAAAAGGAGTAAAATAGCTCTTAACACACCTCATTTCTTATGCTGATTGGTGCTGGATTTGGATGTACTACAGAATTTCACTGCAGGTCTTTAGGGAACTTGAGTACTTGAGTTTGTTGACCTGGCATTTTCTACTCCTACTCGTGTGGGTTTTGCTAGGCTGCTTTCAGCTATTCTTGTGCCATCATTAGCAGTACGCTCACTTGAGCGTGGAGCACTTAAATCAGCACTGATCTTGCACTTATGTAAAGGCTTGTGATTGCACTCATATCATTTCCTGATTATTAGTGTGTATATGTGGCTGTTGGGaattatgcattctttatttctaGGTTTCAGTATTGATTTCATATTCGGAAGTATCTAAGCTTCTTTAGGATTCTAGCTTTTTATATCTAGCTAAGGATATTTCAAGTGAAGTGAATGGCAAAGCATTTTAAGAGCATCTactaaatgctataaatgtatACCAATTGGACACTTAATTAAAACCAGCTCCTTGCTTCAACACCAATTGTCAATTATActctattgtactgtattgtactcttttcactctgttcttcaataatcaggaacctacaggaccaccacagagcagctattatttgggtggtggttcattattctcagcactgctgtgACATGGTGACATAGTGGTGGTGtcttagtgtgtgttgttctggtttgagtggatcagatacagcagtgctgctggagtttttaaacacctcagtgtcactgctggactgagaataaacCACCAACTAGAAATATCCAGCTaacagcatcctatgggcagtaTCCTGtgaacactaataaaaaaataaattatgaccaacacaaaccatgcagcaacagatttagagcttctgtctctaactttacatctacaaggtagagcagctataggtagaagtgtgtaatagagtggataaagtgagtgaacacagtgtttaaaaactccagcagcactgctgtgtgatTCACTCCAGCACAATACCAGCACGACACACTACAAACTCCCATCATGTCAGTGCAGTTCCTGCTGTGCAGAGTGACCCTCCACTCAAATAATACTTTATATACACTCTGGTGGTCCTCTGGggttctgaccattgaagaacagggtgaaagaagaataataaagtatacagaaaagGAAAGGGACTACAGTCAGTAATTACTGAACCATATAGCTCATATATGTTTAGTGGAATGGACAGTGAGTTAAGCTACTCTACTCTCCCCTCTGAGCTGTGCTCTTATAACACATATCCcctctccctgtctgtctgtctgtctgtctatctgtctagcGGTGATTGTTGGAGGTGTGGTCGGCGCACTCTTCGCTGCATTCCTGGTCATGCTACTTGTTTACCGGATGAAGAAGAAGGATGAGGGCAGCTACACACTGGATGAGCCCAAACAAGCCACAGTCACCTACCAGAAACCAGACAAGCAGGAGGAATTCTACGCCTAAAGAAACCCTACACTTTCTCCTTTTTTGCATCCCTCCATTTTCCTTCTAGCCTCTTCTTATCTTCTTCTCGCCCTCCTTCCTTCCCTCACCTCATCTCGCTCTCTTCCTCTCCCGACTCCCATCTTTTCTCCATGAGAGTGCCTCTCACTCTACTGACTTGGGACTTTCTTTTGaatggaaaaaacaaaacaaaaaaagattaaaaaaaaggacGTGGCTGTGGACAGACAGAATTTGATGGAATGGGCTCGGGGAGGGGCAGGGAATCCACACAtatgaagaaaaggaaaaaaaaaaacttttttaatctATTGATATGTTTAGGATTGTTGTTCTATAAAATGATGATATGAAACCTTTTTTGTAAAGACACACATGCTCTTCAACTGCACAATATTCCTCTCCAGCCGAACACAGGAGTCAAGAAGAGAGCGAacaagagagagggagcgaggagGGAAAAGAAAGAAGCAGAGAGGGT
Proteins encoded in this window:
- the sdc3 gene encoding syndecan-3 isoform X2 translates to MKLPCWTALALLLLAHTVAAQHRSSRPVDQESSGDELYDDEDFYSGSGSGIPETEAGPTKVGVSFTTEQPPPLSTTQATGQAPSAPPAPEPSSTPPPETERESGVEWERESEKDRELEMELERKREQEEMERAREIEREREREEEREREKERERMREIEREKEREREREKERERERERERERERERERERERERERERERERERERERERERERERERERERARARTTIEPRYPTVPVLITGPPVTVAEAEDLTTTEEEEEEEDLFISTEPTPPFDPFSDEDDITTTEVLPSTAVSTTAEPTTSPTTPSTAPLRPRKPQATPSQAVPTESSARPALTPTVQVRSPEATVNNEVAGAGPSGDSENREDEGRLGNDVGGGKGVTDNGAEPDLTGNTVDTGSSAAQLPQKNILERKEVLIAVIVGGVVGALFAAFLVMLLVYRMKKKDEGSYTLDEPKQATVTYQKPDKQEEFYA
- the sdc3 gene encoding putative uncharacterized protein DDB_G0271982 isoform X1, which codes for MKLPCWTALALLLLAHTVAAQHRSSRPVDQESSGDELYDDEDFYSGSGSGIPETEAGPTKVGVSFTTEQPPPLSTTQATGQAPSAPPAPEPSSTPPPETERESGVEWERESEKDRELEMELERKREQEEMERAREIEREREREEEREREKERERMREIEREKEREREREKERERERERERERERERERERERERERERERERERERERERERERERERERERARARTTIEPRYPTVPVLITGPPVTVAEAEDLTTTEEEEEEEDLFISTEPTPPFDPFSDEDDITTTEVLPSTAVSTTAEPTTSPTTPSTAPLRPRKPQATPSQAVPTESSARPALTPTVQVRSPEATVNNEVAGAGPSGDSENREDEGRLGNDVGGGKGVTDNGAEPDLTGNTVDTGSSAAQLPQKNILERKEVLIAILIGGLFAFVFADFLVIAVIVGGVVGALFAAFLVMLLVYRMKKKDEGSYTLDEPKQATVTYQKPDKQEEFYA